attttttttaaactatatttatCTTCTAACAAACTATATCATAAAACAAATTATAAGGACAAAATAgtcataaaatttattttaaaaaatccaaTAACACCCCACTAAGATAAAAACAGTTTTGTTACTCTTATAACCATGATAATACATCTCCCAAAAAAATACAAGTATCTCCAAattgttaataaataaaaaaatggacTAAATGAATATCAATATCTTCACATTTTTTTGCCATCTTCATGTTTcgtttaattttatattagttttagtttatatCCTTTGCTTGATCGGTGTCTACACATTCTTCACTAtctttatattttgtttaattctatattagttttagtttatatCCTTTTATTTTGAGTACATTGTACTCTCGCTGTTAGTTTGGTTTCactctaattattttattaaagttttatttttaattttttttaaaaaatctatcAATTTTGTTCTTCATATACACTTTTATGTGTTTCTCTTATTACCgactttctcatttttttaacaCCCTCAATTGCATTAGctctattgccttcatccactGCAGTTACAAATTTTATTCGATTTCACGTATAACTTCcacttatattttttcttttgtttacttatttaatatatatttatagtcattcttctattcttttaatTCATTCCGAACTTTTTACGTAAAAATAgttctatcttttttttttcttatcaatTTGATGTAAAaaaatggttttttttttatcttatcaaTTTGACGcagaaagaaaatatttttttatccaaGATATGTTCTTATTTCTGTTTACATGTCTTTTATCTATCAATGATAGATTGAAAAAGTttcataaattttttgttaacttATTGTTTTTAGATTGctttgtaataatattttttaattttctaaattattgattatataaagtattatatttgaaatttgagtacataaatattttctctgaaataaaatgaaattattaattttgtctaTATCATTTATCTTACATATTAGTTAAGTTATTTAATTGACATGTATAAAGGGCACAAGAAAATTCGTACCTATCAAAGATTTGTTAAAAACATTAATATGTTAATTTTCTAAACTATTTAAACTATTAATTAAGTAGAGTATTGAATTTGacatttaattataaaaaatactaaaattgatatttattaatttttaaatcattgcaaaaagattaattaatttaatattatttgtttATCATATGATTGACATATAAaagatgtaaaaaaaaatttatacttaTCAATAGTAGAGTGAAAAATTTCTAcgtatattttgttaatttcttttatttttaatatgttttatattgaaaaatattattttttattgattattagATTGACATATAACACGATAAATATATTAAGATAAGaactttgttaattgattttttaaataatctgtcaacttaaaataaaaactttgttaattgattttgttaatctctttttttatttttaatttattttatattagataatattattttttattaattattagattgaCTATAACATTTAAATATATCAAGATAAGAACTGTGTTATATATTTTTCGTTATTTCAACTTTTATGATTATTTctatctctttatttttctatgtcGTAGGCCATgtaagttttaatttattatttttcttatatatattttattttaaaaactattttatttttttaggttttctaatttgttttatttatatttttcttttattttaaaaactttatGGTCTGAAAATTTTCTGTTAAAGTGTTAAACGATTCTAACCATGTGTTCAAAGAAGAAGTTTAAGAtaatagatttgaattttggtaATTTATTGAGTCTAATTGAAATAAACAcattaaaatacaataaatagaattattaattcaatatttattaatggataactattaaaaaaatattatataaataatagaaataagttgataatatacaaattaatttagagaaaaaaatgtaacaaaaaGAAGATATAGGTTTTCACCTTTTATTATATGGTAAAatgattatatataatataataaatggTACATGTTCTCAATATAAGAACATGGAATTTAATATGACGACCCTTTCATAGAGTTTCTCTACCTTAGTAAAAGAACTAACATTATTTAGATttaaaatgtttatttttttacttaataaaaaacctaatattatttaactttaatttttaactttcaAGATAcataaaagataatttaaaagatacttaTTATATAGGAAgttaaaaatattctaaatttaaaaaaatatttaataacaaaattaaatttgttcaAAATTATAGGGAgaattagagagagaaagagaaagttaAAACTTTTTAACTAATTACAAAAAATCACCATCATCAAAGCTATTAAATTTGAGTATATTAAGTGAGGTTGAAGAAGCAAATCATGACGATAAATCTAAACATTTTTTGTCTCTTTTTATATAGTGTTTCACTTTAGGTAACTTTTTTTATGGATAATATTCAAATAACGAATAAAATAAGAAGATTCATATTAGATTGTGAAAATTAATCTAATTCTTATAATACAGTGGCattattttaaaacatgtaaaataaaatcataaagtATAGTTTAATTGATGTgcctaataaaataaatatgaaactTATAAAATAGCAATTAAATGTGGATAATTGGATGTCAttaagttattaaaaaaattcaatgaaaaataattttttaatatatttaataaatttttaataataaaaataaatatatgaaaTTTTAGTTTGATACACTGATAATATAAAGTGTTTTACACTATTATGCAAtcatatctatttttttagatGACTATTCATGTGGTGTAACATATATTATCTAATTGAATACACgcgtaaaataattttatattaaaaatgcattaaaattaaattcataaatatattaaaaaaatattattttaaaaaataattactaaaagtcttcatttatttttctaattatctttctaatatttcaaaatataaaaatttaaatacatataagATCAAATTTGAACTTGATATTTATTTGCCCACGAATAAACCATCACCGAACCAATCCAAGTAAATCAAGTGCGGATTTGACTTTTGGTAATTTAGCAGAGGGTGTACTTCCAAACAAGAAATAGTGGACCCAGCCCAACCTAAGATCGATTTTCTAGGTAAAGACCCCCGATTTTTTACCCATAAATAAAACAAACCAGGTGAAGACTACAAAACCCAATTAGGCCCCTGCAGGTGCTTTTGAAAGAAGAGAATGGCCACGGGTGCTAGGTGTCGCGGTGGGTCTGCGGTGGTTTCCGAAACGTTGCAATTACAGGGTAAAATTGTCATATCACCTTCAATCAAATACTACTATAAGAGAAGTAGTTGTGGGCCGTTAAGAGTGCGCGCGTCCACGGCTGATTCTTCCTCCGATTTCGCAAAGCGCATGGAACGCGCCTGGTTAATCTCTCAGGTACTCTATTCTGCCAGTACTCTCTCAAATTTCGGAGGTATATTACTCCTATATTATTAACGTATAAAATAATGAGGAGTTTAATTGTTACAACTTAGGCCCTGTAAAACGATGAATTATAtctattcttttaaataattatttaaatgattaatttaatacaaaaaatagttaattttgCTGTAAATTCTGCTAGTATGTCAAAATTAAACAATACAACCGttaaattttgtataaaaatcaattttggaaTATGTattaaatacttttaaaattacGCAAATTATATTGTACAATAATATATTTCTTGTAATTTACCTTCTAACTTGAATAATGGTGTGTTTGCACTTTGCAGCAACCAAAACCGATTGCGTGTTCATCTTGCAACTCAAAAGGGCATATCGAATGTAAATGGTGTAGTGGTACTGGTTTCTTTATTATTGGCGATAACATGCTTTGTGAAGTTCCTTCTAAAAACACCAGCTGTGTCATTTGTTCTGCCAAGGTCGCTAACCACCTTCCTTCCCGTTAATAAATTTACCACTTAATCATCATCTCAGTTTCTGAAACTTTAATGATTTATAATAGTAGTTGTAagataaattagttattttaacTACTAAGATTTATTGTGTTGTGTACTACTATTTCAGGGATCAATGTGCTGCTCTGATTGTCAGGGAACAGGTTTTCGTGCTAGGTGGTTGGAACACCCCCCTTCTTCACAATAGCCACTCAAATTCAAGAGTGTATACTTTTATATATAGCTAGGTTTCAACTTGTGATGTATATTCAAttacattattgttgttttttcATAGCAGATTACTTGGCTTTCTAGTTTCTACATTATACTCAGTTATTTTTTGCTTGTATTTAGACCATGTTACTGTATGAATGAATGAATTGTTTACATGTACTaagtgtcttttttttttttttttggcaaaTTGCAATACAGAGAAGCTTTCAAATTATTGATACATGGGATTCTGATTTAACATATACTTTGTATGGAAACTATAAATTCTAACAACTTGCTCAGCTTACAATCTCCTGTGTGTCCTGATAAAGTTTGTTGTATTCAATGCAATGGCTGAAGAGCATGCATAGGCTCCGGCACTGCACAGTGCTGCGGATCCCAAAAGAAGGGTTTTCCACTGCCTCGCAGATACCAGAATCGACAATGCGGCGAATGCAATGGCTACGGTCGAAAGGGCGTTCTTCCAAGCTTCGAAAGCCTTGACCACCGTGCTACAACCTTTGCAATGAATCACATGCCTGAAGTATCTGTTGGCCAAGTTCGGGGCATGCATTGTTCCGGTGCCACCCTTTGCTGGATTTGATGCTGATTGTCCTGCTATGAGTCCTGCTGGTGCATGTTCAACTACAGCAGGCTCTTTGGGCAACGAAATGGTGCTGTGACCGAAATGATACGGCATCCCATGCCCTACTTTGTCCATCCACTTCCGGTATTCGGCTACCCAAGTGTCTGATGATTTTAGGTTCAGATATAGTTCCTTTGTTGGAACTTTCTCTTTCAATAGAACTTCATTTTGGGATGATAGAAATCCCATGTCCTGCTCAAACACCTTGCAAGCGTTCTGATGGAAGTACCATTTAGGGAACAATTTCGCTAATGGGGATCTTTTTGTTCCTCCAAATCTCACAATCAGCATGGATTTCCCTTGCCCTGTTGGTCTACAGAGGAATAAACCAGTGAAGTAGTGTTTCTGACCATCTTTATCAACCATTTCCCTGTTGTTTTGGAGCACACAAGGAGCCTCGAACCGTAAGAAGTTCGGCAGTGAGCCCTCTTGCTCTTTTCCCCACCAACCAGCAAACCCTCTATCAGTTCGCTCGGTTACCTCAAAACGCAGTGGCTGTGCGTCCTCTCTTTTCGCAGTCCAGTCTGTTCTGTCATGCGAGATTGGAATGTGAGCAGGATCCATCAGGTTTTCCAAGAGAATAGAATGATCATATGGGAGTTCATGAATTGTTGAAACATCTTGAAACCCTGGTCTAGCAAAGTTCTCAAACCAAGGTAGCTTATTGACATTTGGAGGTGTCTTCGGTGACATCCATACCCAAACAACTCCTTGGGATTCTTTCACCTCATATGATTTAAGACAAGCTGATCTTGGGATTTTAGCATCAGCTGGAAGCTGTTGAAAAGAACAAACGGGAGAAAAATTGATCAACATAAtgtcaaaaagaaaaaaatttggatatttgatttttttgctGGGGATCAATGTATGTTCACAACCAACCTGAGGTATCTTTACACATTTTCCGTCGCCTTCGAACTGCCATCCATGGTATAGACACTCAAGCTTTCCGTCAATCAACTGACCTTCAGATAG
This sequence is a window from Arachis stenosperma cultivar V10309 chromosome 10, arast.V10309.gnm1.PFL2, whole genome shotgun sequence. Protein-coding genes within it:
- the LOC130958142 gene encoding uncharacterized protein LOC130958142, whose protein sequence is MATGARCRGGSAVVSETLQLQGKIVISPSIKYYYKRSSCGPLRVRASTADSSSDFAKRMERAWLISQQPKPIACSSCNSKGHIECKWCSGTGFFIIGDNMLCEVPSKNTSCVICSAKGSMCCSDCQGTGFRARWLEHPPSSQ
- the LOC130958141 gene encoding protein TIC 55, chloroplastic yields the protein MALLNPSLPHTQTFLPLRLSATPSKQTSPLLWTTLSSYPFKPLSRRMKHARCEAVADIKAEPLVEGEGEEEEDHKVLMGPSSEEERRVERVVADYDWTQEWYPLYLTNNVPDDAPLGLCVFDKQLVLFKDPNGVFHCFEDRCPHRLAKLSEGQLIDGKLECLYHGWQFEGDGKCVKIPQLPADAKIPRSACLKSYEVKESQGVVWVWMSPKTPPNVNKLPWFENFARPGFQDVSTIHELPYDHSILLENLMDPAHIPISHDRTDWTAKREDAQPLRFEVTERTDRGFAGWWGKEQEGSLPNFLRFEAPCVLQNNREMVDKDGQKHYFTGLFLCRPTGQGKSMLIVRFGGTKRSPLAKLFPKWYFHQNACKVFEQDMGFLSSQNEVLLKEKVPTKELYLNLKSSDTWVAEYRKWMDKVGHGMPYHFGHSTISLPKEPAVVEHAPAGLIAGQSASNPAKGGTGTMHAPNLANRYFRHVIHCKGCSTVVKAFEAWKNALSTVAIAFAALSILVSARQWKTLLLGSAALCSAGAYACSSAIALNTTNFIRTHRRL